Part of the Glycine soja cultivar W05 unplaced genomic scaffold, ASM419377v2 tig00104555_1_pilon, whole genome shotgun sequence genome is shown below.
agagaaaatgtggaggttgtctaagagggaaagtttctttaatgtttgtctttattgtaaaatgagatTCCTTCTTAGccaacctcttggaggagacacttacctccttacacttctctttaaccactaatggttgtccttcttcttgggggtagatttcttcactagattcgtcctcttttgcttcttcactttcgctagaggaaggtgaagtagtagccttatcttggctactataaatgtcttggcccctcataatcatggtttttgtggtggggcattgagaagtaatatgtcattttccaagacatttaaagcactttatagagctagttttctcatgcatactagccttaggggcttgcttttctattgtcttccccttatcatctttaggcttagaaggtgtcacccctaagatgccttgaccttggtttttctttggataagagtgagagccataataTTTTgacgtagacttctttttaagttgttgctctaccgttatttcccaaactaagttagcctctacattgtccttcccatggaagtatgggaggttaatgttagcctcttgaggctttctttccttttctcttctatgggagtgaggtctaagatgtgacctatgccttccttcgtaatagtcacgaagttcttcacataggctcttgcaagagttatgactactataggaggcatgtttttctcttttcatttctttcattatttttcttctttcttcctctcttattttctgtcttccatcttgacttatttcttccaccctttttttttcctttttcttttctctcttatttttctttccataacttgagggaactcaactcatctaagattctagataaagggtctttatgactagtaccctcaccattaacactagatgaatgatgactcatgttggttcctaaatGTGCTTTTGGTCCCtgtaaattaatgttttttcgATTCCTGTAagttcatttttctaattttagtccttgttcgctctttttcaatttttgtttctgtAAGATATTGTGCTCATTTTTTGTTCCTACTGtaagatattttgttcatttttgaaAACCATAAACTTACAAGGATTAAAAATGAGCAAAAAACTTATAGGAACCAAAATTGGAAAAGCATAAACttattataaggactaaaattagaaaatgaacACAATgaccaaatataaaaaaacacaaacataaaaGGACCAAGAACATATTTAGGCCTCTACTTATTATATGAATTTTCCATaaggaacaaattttgagccaaaacaacaagaacACTTCCATTctcacttctttttatttttcttgtcaacttgtatgattttttttattttatccaaatcacttggttctttttatataatttttgtctagatgcctagaaaattcagtaaaaagttatgctcaaaattcacagtgacaaattcccagtaatttttataagttcgtatgtccaagctgccagcaccagcgattacagactttgaattttttaagcatggtatattgatttccTTTGGTTAACTTTCAACTTTCCTATGTATGTTAAATTCACTAGGCCTATTTACCACAGCTTTAGGAGTTCaacattcacttaggatcaaaatttcagccagcaattcaatcactaaaactcaaattcacaatagacacaatcataaggaaacctaaaagttcaagaaaagcttcacaatcaaagactctctaagaattatgCATGAagatgttaaggactaattaacatgcaagatttgactcaaatcaaattataggctaaaaaaatttcatacactcatgaacaaatgagttagacaaagaaacaagaaaaataaaattcaacataacataaggaatcttatgtgacaagtttcatgactagacatgacttttatgacaaaactacaataggtgaatatgtcattctagatttttgaggttttcttctactttaatgtttttgtaagaattttatggtttaggtttcagccaaaataattgacaatataaaactcaaaggaacctaaactcaacacaattcatggttcaagaacaagaacaaggaatttgaaccatagaaaatcaaatctagcttctatagcaagctTAATCGGTGGAActtctaaaaaataatgttaacaacATTCAGCACAAGACacgtgaggagatacatggagagaaacgaagaaacaacaatggaggagaaagtaaagctgaaaattagtggaggtttaaggagcacctacttgaagctcttgtgctctgataccacttgttggaagcTTGCTtatgaagcttctatggaggctggatctttgagcttcaataaggtccttcaatggtgatttttagcCATGGAATTGCAGCGAAAGATAAAGGAGACGAGGTTAGAGGAGACATCATCCACtagagaataagccatggaaggagaagcttcaccaccaagagagtggcttggataagaagcttaaagAGGAAGCTTCACTGGAGGAAGAGAATacgagagagagaggggggggggggggcgagGTGTGGGAATTGAAGGAGATTAGAgtgagaagttgaactttgaagtgtttcTCACAAgtttttcattcatcaaagttacgaCAAGTGTTAcgcatgcttttatttatagcctagcacatgggaagcttccttgagaagcaaggaaggtagcttcctagggaagcaaggaagaaagctttcttgagaagctagaggggggctactcacacccctccaatagctaagctcacccccatgccaaaatacatgaaaatacaaaaaagttcctactacaaagactactcaaaatgccctgaaatacaaggctaaaaccttatactaatagggtacccttaacttgtacccttaatttgtagggtaccctacaaatctaaaatgaccaaaatacaaggcacaaaagaaggaaaacttattctaatatttacaaagaaaaatggacccaaccttgacccatgggctcagaaatctaccttcaggttcatgagaaccctatggTCTTCTTCAACAGCTCTAGTCCAACCCTCTTGGAACCTCTTActcatggctctggtgactggtcccttcccagggaggattgcatcaaatatGTTTAGCCAAGGATCAATTCCATCATGAGAAGACTCAGCACATTGACATCAGATACCACTTTATCCATGTTGAGAAGAGGCTCGAAATCCAGAAAGTTGATACCACTTCATTCATGGATTATCTAGTCACGTAGAAAGGAGTGTTCAGTCTAGTGGTTCATTAACATAGCTTGTGTTGTAATtgtaattgttttctttttcttatttgcttttCTAACAGTTTTCTAGTTGGACAGTTAGTTGTTTTCTCCTTTATAATGAGATTTATGTTTTACATTCAAAGAGCTTGAGAGTGTATTTAACACCTTTCATTCCAAATTTCGTTATTTgcaataaatttaacaatttatgCGATATCTTTTCTCATTCTATGATCTAAGCTTCCCTATCTAAATAGTATTTCTCAAATATTTCCCAACAAGAAATATGGaaagcacaaaccacaaaccaaaaacaGGGTAGTAAAAACCCAAATAGAAGAGGAAATGAAACATAGATGTTCGAACGGTTTGATCAAGAAACCCATTAATATGCCTaataatagaaacaataatggaGTCAGATTTAGTGCTCATATAGATATATTAGTTGTTCTTCCAAGATAATCACAACATGCaacaacaaatatattatttagattCAGTGCTTACCAAAATGGATTCAGTGTCTCCACATCTATTTTCTCCTCCACTTTATCCGATGTGAAACTGCACCATGGTCAACGCACCATGATATTACGAGAAAtagagaaataaagaaagagaacaACGAAGATGAGGTTATAAAAATTAGGCTGTTGAAGATAGAGACACAAACAACGTAGTCTCTTCATCACCGTTCTCTAACCATTTTACTACTAGATCCATGACTTTAGTGGCAAAATCACTGTGTGAGAGAGAAGAATTGCGGTTTGATGCGCTGCTGGTGGTTTGGGGCGAGGTTATGGTGGGTGGAGGCACATAAGATAAGAATGAGAAGGGGCACAAGTTCCCATTCATCCAAACCCATAATACAAAATGGGAATGGGTGCGAGAGGGTTACTAGAGTGGAGCATGAGAGTGAAAGTTGGAGGCGAGAGTGGGAGGGGGTTTTGTGATGTTGAAGGAAACAAAACATTTTCACATTTTAGAGTGACTTTGGTTTAGTGATATAGAGGGAAAGACGAAATGAGACGGTGTGTATTTGTTTATGGATAGTAAAAGGGGTACATATGATGGCTGATTAATTAGTCTCCCTTAAGGGTGACCGCAAAATCAGTAACTgattaaaatttgcaataccCAACctctaaaatgatatttttacccCCAAATCTTTAAAGTCAATTTTTCCATATAAGAAAAggtgtttttggaaaaaaaatgttggacCAAGTCCCCTTGAGTACTTGTCATGCATTTCTCTCAAAGTTATATGACATAGACATATTACACCCTGAAATCGGGTATAAAATTCAAAAGTTATGCTTGATCAAATAAAGCAATGGAAACATAATTCCATTTTAGACAAGAAAACTAGTATGGAATAATGCCAAGTTGACAAAGAGTACCAGGATTGAGAAAAATCCCTCCTTCAGTTATCTTTGTATCCCTTGATTTGTATCCAGGACTCATTCATAAATTGAGATGAATGAATGGCTACTTTCTTCTCTAAAGTGTAAAGCGGTGATAAATATATATCCGAAATAACAAAAATTCTGAATTAATTTCTGAATGTGAAAAAGTGTAATGATTATGTATCGACATTAAGTTTTGTGGATCATTTTGTCCTTATGATATAATATGCGTAgcaatttaacattaaattataaaatttaaggaaTAATTTGACAATAAGTTATAAAGTTTAGtggcaaatttaaaaataagttgtatgGTAGGACGTAATCATCaccttttttatacatttaagaCTAAaccagaatttttattttttttcaaaaattacatTATCGATGTAAGAACGAAGGTGgtcctataaaaaaaacaaggtgACTATTTATTCAATGACTTAGTTATTTCCTACTACAACTATTTCCTTTAAGGTTGGGTTTACctatccaaaataaataaaaactaaaatactatTCTGTTTCAGTTTGAAAGTTTTCTATCTCCACgggaaattatttattaaaactaaGCCCCGAAGCAATTCCAGCAGGTCGTGCAAAGTCAAAAGTTATATATCTAACATTTAATATATTCCGCTGTACGTTCATATCTTCGAACATTTCTATGTCATTGGATTACTTTAGTTGTATATGAAAACAAGTCACACGACACcaacaattaatataatttcgGGTTGCAATAATCTGAGTCTTTGATTAATTGTGGACAGGACCAATCAGAAATAGTCTCTAATCCCttcataaaatatcaattttccaCCTACTACCTCTGGTGACCATGTTTAAACTTGTAACAGTTCCTCAAGCTAAAAAAAGATTAGTTAATAAatgaagtaatattttaaatatttaataaaacagTTATCACTAAGTCTATGAAACTGAGACACAGTCTAAACTGATCTGTGATTGAATTAAAAGGCTTcccattataaaataataaaatagacgAGGTAATACCGAAACACTTGCTTTTTCCTGTGGAGCGTCTACTACTACGTCTACACATTGATTAGGCACGCATGTAGTTGTTAAGGAATGATTCctcatcaaataaataattaattacggTCAAGATAAAATGCAAACCAATTCAATGCTTCATACTTATAAATAGCAATCAGCAAGCTCTACATAAATCACAATTCAATCATCACAAGCAATTACATATAGCACAATTGTTTAAGAGTGTATTACTAAGGAAAAACAATGAAAGTTGTGTACTTCCTTGTTGCCATCTTGGCTTTGACATCCTCTCTTGTCTCTGCCTATGATCCTAGTCCTCTGCAAGATTTCTGTGTGGCAGCCAAAGAAAAAGATGGTGGTATGTAAAAACATTAATCCTTATACCATTGGCATCATATATATAGACGTTGTCTAGAattattgtgattgatgatttttattaattaagacCTTGTGCCTTGTATTTGTAGTGTTTGTGAACGGGAAATTTTGCAAGGACCCTAAGCTTGTCAAAGCTGAAGATTTCTTCAGACATGTAGAACCGGGGAAGACTGACAACCCAGTAGGTTCAAACGTGACTCAGGTGTTTGTTGATCAACTACCGGGACTAAACACGCTTGGCATAGCTTTGGCTCGCATAGATTTTGCACCAAAGGGTTTGAACGCTCCCCACACTCACCCTCGCGGCACTGAGATCCTTATAGTCCTTGAGGGTACTCTTTATGTTGGATTTGTGACTTCCAATCAAGATGGAAATCGCCTCTTCACCAAAGTGCTGAACAAGGGTGATGTGTTTGTGTTCCCAATTGGTCTGATTCATTTCCAATTGAATGTGGGATATGGCAATGCTGTTGCCATTGCTGGCCTTAGCAGTCAAAATCCAGGAGCTATCACTATTGCAAATGCTTTGTTTAAAGCTAATCCGCCTATTTCTTCTGAGGTTCTCACCAAAGCTTTCCAGGTGGACAAGACTATAATCGATTATCTTCAAAAGCAATCTTGGTACGACAACAATAACTAATTTGGGAGTATGGAGGATCATTTCGCACTGTCTAGTTATTGGATAATTGatcactttaattattatttcagtCACGCCATACATTAGACCTAATAAATAAAACCTTtgtggattataattttttacatataatattTGTTCTGTTTGGAGTTCGATTTGGTTAATACTTGCCCTACGCGTCTGCTACCACGGGCATATTCAGTTTGGCTGGTTTTAGGTAACAGGTAGAAGATATTTTCAggtaacaaacatattaattaataccCTAAGTCACCCATAAATTGTCCCTACATTGAAGTCTGCCTAGTCCACCATACTACATACCCTTAAAGGCCAAAGCATTTACAACGGTGTTTACAATTTAAACCTAAAGTTCAGCAAGAGAAAGgataagtttgaaaattaactGACTATTAATTGTCTCATGAAGTGAGACAAAATCTTAACAGTTAGTATTTAATTTAACGAATAGATTCCCCAACACTATGAAAATGATGGATTTGGCTCAGCAGCGATGTACTCtagtataagattatttttagttattgatatttttttaaaaaatataactagaaatttaatttatatataagagatatttcaaatgagaaataaaaagaattaattttaaccatacacttaaaaaatttcaatgattgagattagaaattaattttaacaagtcacctgattttcaatttccatatatctccttccttctttcctttctgaCCCACTTGAgaagaatttcaaattaatttttctttgccTTTTTGCCTTTTTGTTTGTCGATCATTCGGAATCTCATTTGAGAaagatttcaaattaatttatcacaCACTCTCTTTTTGTTTTGCCTTTTTCTTTCCTAGTGTATGCTCTTTCTCTGGAATCAAATTCCTCTGAATCAATTCtcttactaaaaataaaaaaattaagcactGATTATAGAACATGCCACTTAATGGATAGAAGAAAAAGGATATTGCCGAAATTCAGAGTATTATTCTCTAATTTCACAGATTAAAAACTAACACTTTGAAAATTGGAAGGATAATTCATAATTGTTTGAAGGAAGGCCAAAGAAAGTTAAACAGGAAACGGTATTGCGTGCCAAAGAAGGTGAAgacaaagaagagagaaaaagagtgcATGAATCTTAACCCTCCCATGCTTCTCCACCACAACAGAACGGTGTTTGCGAAAAACTACATCGGTTAAGCAAAACTGAAATGCTATAAAGATTCATATGAAAAAACACTCAATgatattagaaaaaattatagaaaaacacATGGTAACTTGTTAGAGAAAAATGTCCTacgttgatttatttttttcttggtagtagttaatttaattatcgAATATTACAATAAGTGTTTTTAAAAGAGTTAAGTAGCGATAAGgtattttaatccttaaaagatattttatccTCGAAATTTACTTGAACCAAACAGTTCTGGACACGACTTCCTCATCATACACTCCACCTACTAATTTGCATTGAGGAGTAGTTCCTCCTCAAACAATCTTCATCAAAGGAATCACCTCCCTTCTTTGCCGTCTCACCTTTCAATCTTCGACTTCAAGAAGACAACGTTTCATCAGTCAagttctttttacttgaatattTCCCAACTCGATCATATGTGATGGAGAATCATGaacatacttcaaagtttataaaaatgaaagacaCTATGAATATTTAAAAGTGACAGGAGTAAAACAATTTGGTAGGTGTGTGTGAGGAAAAGAAATGAGATGTGTGTGTAGAAGAGAGggatagaaaagaaaatagtaaaaaacaaaaagaaataggtGATGTAATGAGTAATGGAATTACGGTTTTTTTAGAAAGAGAgatgaatgataaaaatatttaaatatgataaGTAATATAAATGGACAACATGAGAGAGAAGTAGAGAAAAGATAAATAGAGTTGATGACAACTAACAAGGCATGAAGAACTCCTTGATATCAATTACAACAGATTTATTTCGATCATGCTAAAATGGTACATAGGttcaatatttccaaattataataattgaacTGATGACAAAGGATGCTAcaccattatatatatatatatatatatatatatatatatatatatatatatatatatatataacttttcttttttacagaATATGTTTTCATCTCTAGGAGGATTATGAAGATGGGGATGAATTGTGAAGCTGGATTTATGTGTGCACAAGTCTCACGTACAGTGCATCAAACAGGTGGCTCGTGCACAGGAACCAATACCCGGGCTgcaaaccaaaaacaaattttgttgACTATGAAAATGAAGATTATCTTATTTGTAATTCGGATTTTTAGACCTCCATTAATTGCTTCTTGATTTAATGTTAAAGGGGCGTAGAGAATATTCAATGTATATATGAAAATTGTAACAAATTAAAGGGTACTAAGATCTCCGGATCAATTCatctttataaataatttttatagccTGTACATTTGTTTATTTCGGTTCAGTTCAATATATGAACCTATATTTGCTCCCATTAAcatgttaattatatttaattatattcaagGTCGGTAAGAGTATAAGAGCACATTTATATAGATTGTGTTTGATGGTGCTTACCTGAAAAATCTTGTAAGTTTTGTTTATAATCTGCCTTGTGGAATCCAAGTTAATGTTATGCtatgtttttcatttcattttttccttttgcagACAAGATTTTGCAATAGAGTTCTTGGCTATCTTATTTTTGGCACTATtagaatatttttcataaaggtTGAATATGTGCTTGAAGATTGCAATGAGGTGCTCatcaaaatcaacaaatttgtCGTCAACAATGAAGGCTTATTCTATTGTTTGAGTAATACACTGTTAAGTGAAACAGAATTTGTGTGTAAAACTAAGGGAATAATTTTTAGCCTTACGTGAATAATGTTTCTTCCATTTTATCTATGCaagtatttttgttattatttatcttCAGCTCTTCACTAATACTAGTGTATGCTCTTTCACTTCAATGTATATAGTTAGAAAGAGCATAAAGAGTGCAAAAGGCTTAGTTCGTTAACCTTTCCCAAGAGAATCCCATCGTACTTCACTTACTGCACACTGTGTAAAAAGATAGAGAGAATAATATACAATTTCCATTCTTCCTAATAGATTCTACAAGCCTTCcatgtaagttttattttatcactttttctttttgtttataaacTCTTCTATCTTTACTAACATTGTTTTTCTCCAGGTTCATCCTTTGAGCTTCAATTCATATTctctaaaaatcaaataaaaatgccTAATTCCCTTTAGCTGCTGGCACTCCGCTAAGCCCTTCTCAATCCTCAGATTCCCTTAAAATTGTGGAAACTCCAAGGATGTTAGATGTACCTGAATGCTTCTAGCATTCCAAACTTTATAGAGATAAAATCTTAGTAGAATCTCTAGAAATGAACAAAGTGCCTAATTTGATGGACGAGGTAAAGAATAACTAAATGATGAAAATACTCTTTAACTTTCTAACAGACACACTGTGAGTGGGTTGCAATATATTCATAATTGTCTCCACATAAACTTGCATAAAGATAAACCATATTGTTGTTTGAGCTAGGAACTTTGAATTAGTATGAAACTTTAGATTCTAAGTTAGAGGAAACTTATCCTAGTACTAACCCTTTGTTTTATTATGTTTGTCTCAGGAAACAAATTCATTTGGAACTAACCAATCAGAATTATGTAAGAACTCTGGCAAATCTTCAGTTAAGTTTTATTAAAGTCTATGTTTTTCTTAATAGtgcatgatttctttattttttctttacagtAGTTGGCTTTGGATTGTCGACAATTCAATTATTGTTTACAATACTGGCTTATGATGGTCTTCTTTGATGATGTACCAGAAAGTTGCAAGTTGCTTGCATCAGAGTTTTCTACGTGcaagaaaacaaagaggggAGGACACCACAAACTTTTCACAAGTTTTTGGAGGCCAGGAGTGGACAGAATCTGCACTACTGTTTTATGAAAAGTTTGGTGActtctgtaaaaaaataaaatgtcggGTGCCTATTTTTCTGATGGCAATGATGTGGAAATCTGACTTATGTTTTCTTGTCTTGCTACTCTTCTTGTTCTGTTGATGACATACTTTTGTTAAAGGATGAAAAATTGTTCTTAATAATAGTCAACTCTACTTTTATCTGAGTGGATATAACATGAAATTGTGGAATTATAATTGTCTAGTTGGTTCGTCAAAGAAAAATGATGTACatctataacttttttttagggTGATTGATGCCCTTTCATGCAATGCATCAACTTTGTTTGATtggaatataagtatataaatatGCAATGCAAGGCAATGGGGAACTTATGTCAATGACGTTGGTGACCAATGAATATTATACCCTGAAATCGATCAtaaaagtcaaaagttatgcctGATCAAATGAAGCAATGGAAACCAATGAATCATGTTTCCATTGCATTTATTCAGggtggaaaaaaaatacaacggAATGCTGTTTCCGTTGCATATATTTGGggtggaaaaaattaaaatagaaggaAAATATGGTTTCGTTgtatagttttagaaaaaaaatcttgttattGTTATTGGGTCTTGATTAGTCATTAGTGATATTCTTGGGCCTTAATGGACCTTGGTCAATCATCATGGGTTATACTTAGGCTTTGTTGGATCTTGGTCAATCATTAGTGTTATACTTGGGCCTTGGTCAGTCATTAGTAGTACACATTGGCCATGGTCAATCATTAGGGTTACACTTGGGCATTATTGGACATTCATTAATCATAAGTGCCATTGTTGGGCCTTGACTAATCATAAGGGCTACACTTGTGCTTTATTGGGCCTTGATTAGTCATTAATGATATACTTGGGCCTTGGTTTGTCATTAGCGTTATATTTGGATCTTATTGGGCCTTAGTCAGTCATTAGTGGTATACCTGGGCCTTAATTGCCTTGGCCAATCATCAGTGTTACACTTGACCCTTATTGGACCTTCATTAATCATAAGTGTTATTGTTGGGCCTTGATTAATCATAAATGCTATAGTTGGGCCTTCATTAGTCATTAATGATATACTTGGGCCTTGGTTAGTCATTAACATTATATTTGGGTCTTATTAGGCCTTTGATTAGTCATCAGTGGTATACTTAGGTCTTGGTCAATCATTAGGATTACACTTGGGCCTTAATAAGCCTTGGTTAATCATCTAGATTACAGTCGGTCCTTATTGAACTTTCATCAATCTTAAGTGCTACACTTGGGCTTTATTGAGCCTTGACTAGTCATTAGTGGTATACTTGGGCCTTGGTTACACTTGGGACATATTGGGACTTGCTTAATCATCAATCGGTATGCAACTACGATGTTTTGTTAACTAGTGACCAAAATAAATTCAGTCATTATTCGTAAGTATTAATGACTGAATTAGAAACAGTCGCTAATCCAATTAACGTAATAGTTGCCTAATCAATCTCCAGGTTTTCTAGAATACATTTTAAACAATATTGCAATTGGATTAGCAACTATGCGGGTTGCTACCAAAACATTGATCGCCAATACAATCACTGATTTGGGCAAATaacaaatgatatttttagtctctattgG
Proteins encoded:
- the LOC114404590 gene encoding germin-like protein subfamily 1 member 7, which translates into the protein MKVVYFLVAILALTSSLVSAYDPSPLQDFCVAAKEKDGVFVNGKFCKDPKLVKAEDFFRHVEPGKTDNPVGSNVTQVFVDQLPGLNTLGIALARIDFAPKGLNAPHTHPRGTEILIVLEGTLYVGFVTSNQDGNRLFTKVLNKGDVFVFPIGLIHFQLNVGYGNAVAIAGLSSQNPGAITIANALFKANPPISSEVLTKAFQVDKTIIDYLQKQSWYDNNN